The following are from one region of the Salvia hispanica cultivar TCC Black 2014 chromosome 1, UniMelb_Shisp_WGS_1.0, whole genome shotgun sequence genome:
- the LOC125220527 gene encoding S-locus-specific glycoprotein S13-like, translating into MKYDTLFHTILLVLSIFKSSIALDSIAPNQTLSDDDDTTLVSPNGIFELGFFSPRNSTERYVGIWFKKVSLQTVVWVANKNRPIAATLSLTSSGNIVVSANNSSIWSANSTSRNPVLRLLDNGNLVLSNNNYSWQSFHEPSNTLIPGMRPGWDLRSDRELFLTSWKSAEDPSPGEHTYRMDPKGLPSIILRRGSDVVYRSGPWDGVRFGGAAEALHGNTVFTPSFVYNSTYV; encoded by the coding sequence ATGAAATATGATACTCTGTTTCACACCATCTTATTGGttctttccattttcaaatCCTCCATCGCCCTCGACTCCATAGCTCCGAACCAAACACTCTCAGACGACGACGACACAACTCTCGTCTCTCCCAATGGAATCTTCGAGCTCGGATTCTTCAGCCCACGGAACTCCACCGAACGATACGTCGGAATTTGGTTCAAGAAAGTCTCTCTTCAAACCGTGGTCTGGGTCGCCAACAAGAACCGCCCCATCGCCGCCACACTCTCCCTCACTTCCTCCGGAAACATCGTCGTCTCCGCCAACAACTCATCTATTTGGTCCGCAAATTCCACGTCCAGAAACCCGGTTTTACGGCTTCTGGACAATGGAAACCTCGTACTCAGCAACAACAATTATTCGTGGCAGAGCTTCCACGAGCCTTCGAACACCCTGATTCCCGGGATGAGGCCTGGGTGGGATCTGAGAAGCGATCGAGAATTGTTTCTGACATCGTGGAAAAGCGCAGAGGATCCTTCTCCGGGAGAACACACGTACCGGATGGATCCGAAGGGGCTGCCTTCGATCATTCTCCGGAGAGGCTCGGATGTCGTGTACAGGAGCGGACCTTGGGATGGAGTTCGCTTCGGTGGCGCCGCCGAAGCTCTTCATGGAAATACTGTTTTCACCCCGAGTTTCGTGTACAATTCTACCTATGTATAG
- the LOC125220517 gene encoding receptor-like serine/threonine-protein kinase SD1-8, which translates to MRNAAERHHHLRRFLLTFTLLPLLTTSTDLITPTKPLTQDHTLISAAQQFELGFFPGASNTWYVGIWYKNIPERVVVWVANRDSPLTNSSGILKISPDSAGLILSDHSGIPVWSANHTGTTRTTTTTIARLLDNGNFVVCKADDEDHYLWQSFDYPTDTLLPGMKLGWDSKTGLNRYITSWKSADDPSTGDFSFKLDISGYPEIHLTNRAKMYYRSGPWNGLRFSGVPEMRPSSPLLSFLFVRNPEEVSYSFTQLNESMHSRLLVKHNGVLQRFIWIPSSGIWSLFWYAPKDQCDDYRECGVYGICDANASPVCKCMEAFRPKNPQAWNLRDGSEGCVRETELECDSDGFLAMSGVKLPESGGAVVDGGMGLDRCREMCRRDCSCRGYSSANISDGSGCVVWGEDLYDMRQYAAAEGGGQDFYYRVPASELVAPAASVTGDDFNKTRQTIMITGIVVGSAALLIGFTIFLVWKKRKPETVDILEPRGSRERSQDYLANSPTIPSKRDQSGEAAVDELELPLFDITTLVVATNKFCDENKLGQGGFGIVYKGVLAEGQEIAVKRLSKTSVQGVEEFKNEVKLIARLQHRNLVRLLGCCVEMEEKMLVYEYLENKSLDSILFKKNRSSMLDWQTRFKIICGIARGLLYLHQDSRFRIIHRDLKASNILLDKDMDPKISDFGMARIFGGDQTEANTKKVVGTYGYMSPEYAMDGLFSIKSDVFSFGVLVLEIVSGTKNRGFYQTNNQLNLLAYAWKLYREGRAMEVVDAAAGEEYAAGEAMRCIQVGLLCVQEHAEDRPNMSNVVLMLSSDFVSMQQPKHPGYCLGRRPNETDSSSPRNDDESCTVNQVTVTMLDGR; encoded by the exons ATGAGAAACGCGGCGGAgcgccaccaccacctccgGCGCTTCCTCCTCACATTCACTCTCCTCCCTCTCCTCACCACCTCAACCGATCTCATCACCCCCACCAAACCGCTCACACAAGACCACACCTTAATCTCCGCCGCCCAGCAATTCGAGCTCGGCTTCTTCCCCGGCGCCTCAAACACCTGGTACGTCGGAATATGGTACAAAAACATCCCCGAACGAGTCGTCGTCTGGGTCGCCAACCGCGACTCTCCCCTCACAAACTCCTCCGGGATCCTAAAAATCAGCCCAGACAGCGCTGGGCTGATTTTATCAGATCATTCCGGAATACCAGTATGGTCAGCTAACCATACTGGCACCACcagaacaacaacaacaacaatcgCAAGATTGTTGGACAACGGAAACTTCGTCGTCTGCAAAGCAGACGATGAAGACCATTATCTCTGGCAAAGCTTTGACTATCCAACGGATACGTTGTTGCCAGGGATGAAGCTCGGGTGGGACTCGAAAACAGGACTGAATCGGTACATAACGTCGTGGAAATCCGCGGATGATCCGTCGACAGGAGACTTCAGCTTCAAGCTGGACATCTCCGGTTACCCAGAGATTCACCTGACGAACAGGGCAAAAATGTACTACAGAAGCGGGCCGTGGAATGGGCTGCGATTCAGTGGGGTCCCTGAAATGCGGCCCAGCAGCCCGCTTCTGTCGTTCCTGTTCGTCAGGAATCCAGAAGAAGTATCATACTCTTTCACCCAGTTGAACGAATCAATGCATTCGAGATTACTAGTGAAACACAACGGTGTTTTGCAGAGATTCATCTGGATTCCGTCAAGCGGAATCTGGAGTCTTTTCTGGTACGCTCCGAAGGATCAGTGCGACGATTACAGAGAATGTGGTGTCTATGGAATCTGCGACGCGAACGCTTCGCCGGTGTGTAAGTGTATGGAAGCGTTCCGTCCGAAGAATCCGCAGGCGTGGAACCTTCGGGATGGTTCGGAGGGTTGTGTGAGGGAGACGGAATTGGAGTGCGATAGCGACGGTTTTTTGGCGATGAGCGGAGTGAAGCTGCCGGAGAGTGGGGGGGCGGTTGTGGACGGGGGGATGGGCTTGGATCGGTGCCGGGAGATGTGCCGGAGGGACTGCTCGTGCCGGGGGTATTCGAGCGCGAATATTAGCGACGGGAGTGGGTGTGTGGTTTGGGGGGAGGATTTGTATGATATGAGGCAGTACGCAGCGGCGGAGGGCGGAGGCCAGGATTTTTATTACCGGGTGCCGGCTTCGGAATTAG TAGCACCAGCAGCTTCAGTAACTGGAGATGATTTTAACAAGACTAGACAAACCATTATGATCACTGGAATTGTCGTCGGAAGCGCTGCATTGCTCATTGGATTCACCATTTTCCTCGTATGGAAGAAACGGAAACCGGAGACTGTAGATATATTAGAGCCAAGAG GTTCGAGGGAGAGGAGCCAAGACTATCTCGCGAATTCACCAACAATTCCAAGCAAACGAGACCAGTCCGGTGAAGCAGCAGTCGATGAACTCGAGCTACCTCTGTTCGACATCACAACTTTAGTAGTTGCCACCAATAAATTTTGTGATGAGAATAAGCTAGGCCAAGGTGGTTTTGGCATTGTTTACAAG GGTGTGCTAGCTGAAGGCCAGGAAATAGCTGTGAAGCGGCTGTCGAAAACTTCGGTTCAAGGAGTAGAAGAGTTCAAGAATGAGGTCAAGCTGATAGCCAGACTTCAGCACAGGAATCTTGTTCGCCTACTCGGATGCTGCGTTGAGATGGAGGAGAAGATGTTGGTGTATGAATACTTGGAGAATAAGAGCCTTGATTCTATACTCTTCA AGAAAAACAGAAGCTCGATGCTGGACTGGCAAACGCGCTTCAAGATCATATGTGGGATCGCACGAGGCCTCCTCTACCTACACCAAGATTCGAGATTCAGAATCATCCACCGGGATCTCAAGGCGAGCAACATCCTTCTTGACAAAGATATGGACCCCAAGATATCGGATTTTGGGATGGCAAGAATCTTCGGGGGAGATCAGACCgaagccaacaccaaaaaagTTGTCGGAACATA CGGCTACATGTCGCCAGAATACGCAATGGACGGCCTCTTCTCCATAAAATCCGATGTTTTCAGCTTCGGAGTTCTGGTTCTGGAGATAGTGAGCGGGACGAAGAACAGAGGATTCTATCAAACAAACAACCAGCTCAATCTTCTTGCCTAT GCATGGAAGTTGTACAGGGAAGGGAGGGCGATGGAGGTGGTGGACGCAGCGGCTGGGGAAGAATACGCGGCGGGTGAAGCGATGAGATGCATACAAGTGGGGCTGTTATGCGTGCAGGAGCACGCAGAAGACAGGCCGAATATGTCCAATGTTGTACTAATGTTGAGCAGCGATTTTGTGTCGATGCAACAGCCTAAACATCCAGGATACTGCCTGGGAAGACGCCCTAATGAAACCGACTCGTCGTCGCCTAGAAACGACGACGAATCATGCACCGTCAACCAAGTTACCGTTACCATGCTTGATGGTCGATGA